The Cyprinus carpio isolate SPL01 chromosome A10, ASM1834038v1, whole genome shotgun sequence nucleotide sequence CAGCCCAATGGGACTCCTCTAGAGGGAGGTCGACCCAGATGGAGGCCATGCCAGCTTCACAATCTGGATGCAGAAGGCCAAGgccaccaccatcatcaccaaGCCAACCTGCACACGTCTGGATCTAGCCGAGGTCCACCACGTCATCGAAGGCGGCATGCTCCTGGTGAAGCACAACGCAGGCGGGCTGAGAGCGGAGATACAGAAGCTAGAGCTGGCCAACAGCCCAAACCGGGGGCGTCAAGACACCATCGAAGTGGAGAGAGACTCCATCAGCACAGATATAGACAACagcacaaagaagaagaagaagaacaggtGGTCAAAAGTCCTCCAAAAGAACAAGCTTCAGAGCCATTATCTCCAGAAGAACCGCTGACTCCTTCTCCTCAGGATGAACCaatcactgatggactggatggaAACAGTCCAGATCTGTCCCATTCATCTGATACACACATTGATCGTGATCCAGAACCTGAATCTTCAATGAAACAGTTGGAGGAGAAGGTTCAAAGTGAAGAATCAAAGTTAGGCGAAGAGGAACTGGTGAAAGAGAACCAAGAAAAGGACTATTTCAGAGAAACTCCTGAGCAGGACTATGCTCCTCCTAAGATTGCTTCAAAAAGTCGTCCTGAAAGTAAAAGAACCAGTCCGCTAAGAGTAGACGTTCCACCATTCGCCACATCTCCTCGCCAGATGATGAACAAACCTTTTTTTCAATCCCCACGAACCTTCCCTGAGACTCTTCGAAGCCACAACTCGGATCCAAAGTCATACCCTGCTCATTTTAACACCGGTTATGCTCATACGAGCAAGGATAAAGGGTTTGAGAGTCCCATGTCCCATGCTGAAGACCACCAAGAAGATCTCTCAGACTCTAGTCCTGAAGCCTGCACTGTTTCTCACCCTGAAGAGAGTCCAACAGAACATCAGACAGAATCATACCTAACCGATCCTCCTCCAGCCCTTGAGGGACCTCAAACGTACGAGAGGCACCAGAGCGTGACCACGGAGGAGTGCGACCCTCAGGAAGACATCGATCAGCGTACTTCAGTGGGCTCCAGGCTGCACCACTACAATGAACAGTCAGGAGATGAAGCCGAAAGCTCAGGGAGAGTCAGAGCCCAGGTCAGGAAGACGTCAAGCTCGACTAGCCTTTCTCAAGAAGCTCCTCCCGAAGAGGAGACTTCAGAAACTGCTCAGCTTTCACCTGATTTGCAGGTAGAAGTCGTGGAGAGACCTGACAAGACGTCCACTCCAGCCCAGGATCAGATAACAGAGGCTTGCAGAGCTACAGGAGACGCCGTCTCGTTGGCCATCAAGGATATTAAGGAAGCTATCGAGGAGGTGAAGACCAAGACGGTGCGCTCGCCCTACACACCTGACAAGATCACGGAGCCCGTGTGGGTGATGAGGCAGGATGTGAGCCCTGTTGAGGAGAACCCTCCTCAGCTACAGCCTCAGGTTCACTCACATCCACAGTCACCGTGTCAGCTATCACAGTCTTCTCCACAGTATGCGGTGAGTGAGCTGTCTGGCATAGACCTTTTTGCAGCCATGAAAAACCTGTAAATGAATTATATTGCAGTTATActtagctttatttaaaaatatttcagctgCTAGAAATCCCTGTAATTGTTgctgttaatattaaaataataaaataataaccttTAAAGTAATCATGAATGACAGGAAAAGTCATGAATTTGATTGGTCAACACAAGGTGTACAGCAGGAACAGAAACCATGGAATATATGATTTTACACATGATTTGAGATGTACAATTTCTAATTTCTTACTACTCATCAAGTGATTAAAATCATATATTTACACTGAATTATTTAGAAAGAACAAGTGTTGCAGTAATGCAGCAtttgatgattattttaatagcaGGGGTTCCCTTCATTTTTACAGGCTCCAGTTCAAGACGCTGAACTTCCTTTGGGAGCAGAATCCTCTGGAGTCCATCATCAGGACCAGGATCTAGACATCAGTCCCAGTGTGCCAAGTGAAGAggtgatttattatatttaacttgCAATTGATGcatttatgattaattttttatacttaattgttacacttttactgtaatcgTAACAATACTGTGTTTTTGGTTTGCAGAAGAGGAGAAGTTTGGCCTCTTTTCCTACATATGTTGATGGTACGTTTAAGGAAACCAGGCTCTTATGATACTGGTCGAATAAGACTCATAAGGAATTTATTATCCTACATAATCTTGTAACATTTTAAGCCATCTTCTGtctatctccctctctctctctctctctctctctctctctctctctccctctctctctctatatatactgtaggtatagatatagatagatatttcaATATACTGTAAATCTCACATTTTCACAATGCCTGCCAAAATGTATCGcagtatattaattataaatattaatattattaataaatagtaattacatttttcttttatatactatttaaaatgttatgtacatAGTTTTTATATTAGATCTTAATTTATGCAGACATTTCTGTTTTTAGGACTATTAGGAATTTATTccttattataatgatttaataaggAATTTATTATCCTGCATAATCTTGTAAGATTGTAATCTACCGTTACAATTATACAAATATGTTTAGATGTCAATTTAAATTTGTCTAACAAAGCCTGTCAAAAAATATGTCCAGGTTATATTTTACctcagtattaaataaaaataaaatgatacatattattttaaatgctatttaaattattatatatacttattgtttttatataatattatattttattgtaatatgtgCAAATATATGCTTTAGGACACATTTTCTCTTAAATTTTCATTACCATTATGCACAAATTAgtgaatgaatggataaatatatGTGttctattagtattataataaaaaatacactatttaTACCAAAACTGAGATTTTGATTCTTGTGAGAATGAgaattacaaacacaaaaataaaatgtctcttAAAATGAATGCACAATAACAGGTTTAATGTTCTGTTGTGTTTCCACAGTTCCTGGCCCATGTGATCCTGACGATTTGATTGACGGCATCATTTTTGCCGCAAACTACCTGGGCTTCACCCAGCTGCTGTCGGAGAGGACGCCCACGAAGAGCGGCCGCATGCAGCAGGCCCAGGAGGCCATGAGCCGCGTCCGGGTGAGCAGCACTCGTGTACAGACTGGGGACACACAGCTGGAGTTTCCTCTGGTGTACTAATTATTAGATGTCCCTGTCTGCTCTCGTTTTACAGTGTGCTCAAACATGTGCACACCAACACCTCACTCAGTCAGTGACATCATGATTCATCTGAGGTTATGTGAGGTTATGGGTGATAAACATGTCACAGACATCTCTGGATATCTAGCATCCATGTGCTCACAGACACATCTGAGTGACAGTTAGCTGATTCTGAGAGTCAGGTTTTTGTCTTGGGGGCTGCTGATGTCATTCTGATCACAGCCCAAATTTTGATAGTGTTCCCCACAAACCTTCAGCCTGTCACAATACCCCACCCCCCACCCGAATGATCCTGTTTTATTTCATCTGGGCGTATCCTTCATCTCCAAACCAATCGCGCTGCATCTGAGACGCCCACCATGCCCTTTTATGTTTGTAGGCTTTATTTGACCgttctctgttttttttgtcCCTTGTCGAGCAGACAGCCCAGACACAGGCCAGAATCAGAAATAAGGTACGCTATTTGTTCCTGTATACGTGAGGGTCTTTTGTAAGTTTGGTGTTTTGTCAGTATTATGTATTTTTCGCTGTTCTTTTTCTTCTGACAGGCATATTTCTGATTACAAGGAGCAAGGAATTCAAATCTAACCGCATCTCTAGTACTGAACACTTCTGTGAGAGACTAGAGAGCGGTGTGTATGCTAGTACAGGAGGTGATTTACAGCTGTTTGTCTTCCTCTACAGTATCAGCAGGGCAGTGAGAGTGGGCCGGCGGCCAGCACAGAAGTGGACCTCTTTATATCGACGCAGAGGATCAAAGTGCTCAGCGCTTACACACAGGTGCACAGCACTCTTTGAATCACTTTCATGCTTGCCTCACTTTGAGTTTGCTGTTTAAAATACATGAGAGAAGAGCTTCATGTGTCTTGTGCTGGACGGGCTTGTCCCCAAAGACGCAGTCTGGCCTAGAACTGACACATTTAAAACGACTCACGACTACATGTTTTTTACATTCAATTTATGAACTaaagtttattttgatatttttattggaGAATTAAGTAAAAAATGTCAGTGTGATGCAAATGTCCTGATaagataatgaagaaaaaaaatatttgattaaaataatgaaattctttaaaagaaaaccttagtagtttggcataatcttttatcattatttatgaaTCAAACATTGCTTCACtacttgttaaaaatatatatgtatccTGCCAAGTCATGTGA carries:
- the LOC109092242 gene encoding amyloid-beta A4 precursor protein-binding family A member 1-like isoform X1, with the translated sequence MSHREEPEEAGLIGPPPHRSKQPNGTPLEGGRPRWRPCQLHNLDAEGQGHHHHHQANLHTSGSSRGPPRHRRRHAPGEAQRRRAESGDTEARAGQQPKPGASRHHRSGERLHQHRYRQQHKEEEEEQVVKSPPKEQASEPLSPEEPLTPSPQDEPITDGLDGNSPDLSHSSDTHIDRDPEPESSMKQLEEKVQSEESKLGEEELVKENQEKDYFRETPEQDYAPPKIASKSRPESKRTSPLRVDVPPFATSPRQMMNKPFFQSPRTFPETLRSHNSDPKSYPAHFNTGYAHTSKDKGFESPMSHAEDHQEDLSDSSPEACTVSHPEESPTEHQTESYLTDPPPALEGPQTYERHQSVTTEECDPQEDIDQRTSVGSRLHHYNEQSGDEAESSGRVRAQVRKTSSSTSLSQEAPPEEETSETAQLSPDLQVEVVERPDKTSTPAQDQITEACRATGDAVSLAIKDIKEAIEEVKTKTVRSPYTPDKITEPVWVMRQDVSPVEENPPQLQPQVHSHPQSPCQLSQSSPQYAAPVQDAELPLGAESSGVHHQDQDLDISPSVPSEEKRRSLASFPTYVDVPGPCDPDDLIDGIIFAANYLGFTQLLSERTPTKSGRMQQAQEAMSRVRTAQTQARIRNKYQQGSESGPAASTEVDLFISTQRIKVLSAYTQDTMMDHPLRTISYIADIGNMVVLMARRKMIRSQSAQESLDTAETQHTNPARDDCRQYRMICHVFESEDAQLIAQSIGQAFSVAYQEFLRANGIDPEDLSQREYSDLLNTQDMYNDDLIHFSKSENCRDVYIEKQKGEILGVVIVESGWGSILPTVIIASLMHGAPAAKSGRLNIGDQIMTVNGTSLVGLPLSTCQSIIKGLKAQSRIKMNIVRCPPVTMVLIRRPDLRYQLGFSVQNGIICSLMRGGIAERGGVRVGHRIIEINGQSVVATAHEKIVHILSNAVGEVKTRSVNQFIHVIQLNTPDEKSVIIH
- the LOC109092242 gene encoding amyloid-beta A4 precursor protein-binding family A member 1-like isoform X2, whose protein sequence is MSHREEPEEAGLIGPPPHRSKQPNGTPLEGGRPRWRPCQLHNLDAEGQGHHHHHQANLHTSGSSRGPPRHRRRHAPGEAQRRRAESGDTEARAGQQPKPGASRHHRSGERLHQHRYRQQHKEEEEEQVVKSPPKEQASEPLSPEEPLTPSPQDEPITDGLDGNSPDLSHSSDTHIDRDPEPESSMKQLEEKVQSEESKLGEEELVKENQEKDYFRETPEQDYAPPKIASKSRPESKRTSPLRVDVPPFATSPRQMMNKPFFQSPRTFPETLRSHNSDPKSYPAHFNTGYAHTSKDKGFESPMSHAEDHQEDLSDSSPEACTVSHPEESPTEHQTESYLTDPPPALEGPQTYERHQSVTTEECDPQEDIDQRTSVGSRLHHYNEQSGDEAESSGRVRAQVRKTSSSTSLSQEAPPEEETSETAQLSPDLQVEVVERPDKTSTPAQDQITEACRATGDAVSLAIKDIKEAIEEVKTKTVRSPYTPDKITEPVWVMRQDVSPVEENPPQLQPQVHSHPQSPCQLSQSSPQYAAPVQDAELPLGAESSGVHHQDQDLDISPSVPSEEKRRSLASFPTYVDVPGPCDPDDLIDGIIFAANYLGFTQLLSERTPTKSGRMQQAQEAMSRVRYQQGSESGPAASTEVDLFISTQRIKVLSAYTQDTMMDHPLRTISYIADIGNMVVLMARRKMIRSQSAQESLDTAETQHTNPARDDCRQYRMICHVFESEDAQLIAQSIGQAFSVAYQEFLRANGIDPEDLSQREYSDLLNTQDMYNDDLIHFSKSENCRDVYIEKQKGEILGVVIVESGWGSILPTVIIASLMHGAPAAKSGRLNIGDQIMTVNGTSLVGLPLSTCQSIIKGLKAQSRIKMNIVRCPPVTMVLIRRPDLRYQLGFSVQNGIICSLMRGGIAERGGVRVGHRIIEINGQSVVATAHEKIVHILSNAVGEVKTRSVNQFIHVIQLNTPDEKSVIIH